One genomic segment of Pandoraea thiooxydans includes these proteins:
- the rlmB gene encoding 23S rRNA (guanosine(2251)-2'-O)-methyltransferase RlmB, with protein MSHPKLLFGFHAITARLRHDASSIEEIYYDASRRDRRMLDFLQQAESAKVRLIAADAQRLQGLAGSARHQGVVARAAEVALALNLAELLDGIVGPPLLLVLDGVTDPHNLGACLRVADGAGAHAVIAPKDRAVGLNATAAKVASGAAETVPYITVTNLARTLRELQERGIWVVGTSDDAPNDIYQTKLAGPLALVMGAEGEGMRRLVRETCDELMRIPMAGSVESLNVSVASAVCLYEAVRQRNAAR; from the coding sequence ATGAGTCACCCTAAATTGCTGTTCGGCTTTCATGCCATTACGGCGCGCTTGCGCCATGACGCTTCCAGTATCGAGGAAATCTATTACGATGCGAGCCGACGCGACCGGCGCATGCTGGATTTTCTGCAGCAGGCCGAGAGCGCGAAAGTGCGGCTGATCGCCGCCGACGCGCAGCGTTTGCAAGGTCTGGCCGGCAGCGCCCGGCATCAGGGCGTGGTGGCTCGCGCGGCCGAAGTCGCGCTGGCGCTGAATCTGGCCGAATTGCTCGACGGTATCGTCGGACCCCCGTTGCTGCTGGTGCTCGACGGCGTGACCGATCCACATAACCTGGGAGCGTGTCTGCGGGTGGCCGACGGCGCCGGCGCGCACGCGGTGATTGCCCCCAAGGATCGGGCCGTGGGCCTGAACGCGACGGCCGCGAAGGTCGCCAGCGGCGCAGCCGAGACGGTGCCGTACATCACCGTGACCAATTTGGCGCGCACCTTGCGCGAGTTGCAGGAGCGGGGGATCTGGGTGGTCGGCACGTCCGACGATGCGCCCAACGATATTTATCAGACCAAACTTGCCGGCCCGCTGGCGCTGGTGATGGGCGCCGAGGGCGAGGGTATGCGCCGGCTGGTGCGAGAGACCTGCGACGAGCTGATGCGCATCCCGATGGCCGGCAGCGTCGAAAGCCTGAACGTTTCGGTGGCCAGCGCCGTGTGCCTGTATGAAGCGGTGCGTCAGCGGAACGCCGCGCGCTAG